In Mytilus trossulus isolate FHL-02 chromosome 6, PNRI_Mtr1.1.1.hap1, whole genome shotgun sequence, a single window of DNA contains:
- the LOC134723318 gene encoding small conductance calcium-activated potassium channel protein 2-like → MNSFKIMDEKNNLGFRLRHRKELINHRSKVVDTSFILSLVGIICNVVHYELVFGDVIINDGPASTVLRIITTITTCFLVISIIMYNLIGIRLQLVTTGLDNWKLVINSNIIVKTLLEIIICSIHPIPYGNFTMPMLVLNPDTLIYETHQVPINAILSVLMFLRIYIVGRFLVEHSGLFGDTTVQSLGALSKVNINAKFVFKALMSTMPGTVLTCILVTTLIVNSWGLRVCEYYSFENSTVESPAGSYLSALWLIAVTFLTLGYGDIVPYSVCGRFFAITTGMMGVGIMALCVAVLAKQLEQTRSEKYVHTFVQQIHMDKIRRNAAADVVKQSMLIQRLRKLGYKHASTEVIHHRRKLISAIHEMNKSSDEKYRLHDNVVGIVEIAKGVTEVCGMVEIIKNNQDNVNKRLENLETSSTNIQKQLYEIRNVLQTNIRL, encoded by the coding sequence ATGAATAGTTTCAAGATCATGGATGAAAAGAATAATTTAGGATTTAGACTTCGTCATAGAAAGGAATTGATAAACCACAGATCAAAAGTAGTCGATACGTCGTTTATCCTGAGCCTAGTCGGAATTATATGTAATGTGGTCCATTACGAGCTAGTTTTCGGAGACGTAATTATAAACGACGGGCCAGCATCTACCGTTTTACGGATAATTACCACTATAACGACATGTTTTCTGGTAATTTCAATCATTATGTACAATTTGATTGGCATACGACTACAACTGGTCACAACAGGTCTCGACAACTGGAAGTTAGtcattaattcaaatattattgtGAAAACATTGCTAGAAATTATTATCTGTTCTATACATCCGATTCCATATGGAAATTTTACCATGCCAATGCTGGTATTAAACCCAGATACATTAATTTATGAAACACATCAAGTTCCAATCAATGCAATTTTATCGGTACTGATGTTTCTTCGTATTTACATTGTAGGTAGATTTCTGGTTGAACACAGTGGTCTTTTCGGGGATACTACTGTTCAAAGTTTAGGGGCACTAAGTAAAGTCAATATAAatgcaaaatttgtatttaaagctTTGATGTCAACTATGCCCGGGACTGTTCTGACCTGTATATTAGTAACGACGCTGATCGTGAATAGCTGGGGCTTAAGGGTATGTGAATattattcttttgaaaattcGACTGTCGAATCTCCTGCAGGTAGCTATCTTAGCGCTTTATGGCTAATAGCTGTTACCTTTCTCACATTAGGTTATGGTGATATTGTTCCTTATAGTGTTTGTGGTCGTTTTTTTGCTATAACGACCGGAATGATGGGCGTCGGTATAATGGCTCTGTGCGTTGCCGTATTGGCGAAGCAACTTGAACAAACGCGTTCCGAAAAGTACGTACATACATTTGTCCAGCAGATCCATATGGACAAAATTCGTCGTAATGCTGCAGCTGATGTCGTTAAGCAGTCCATGTTGATACAGCGGCTTCGCAAACTGGGATATAAGCATGCCAGCACTGAAGTAATTCATCATCGCAGAAAATTAATTTCCGCTATTCATGAAATGAATAAGTCTAGTGACGAAAAGTATAGATTGCACGATAATGTCGTTGGTATTGTGGAAATTGCCAAAGGAGTAACAGAAGTATGTGGTATggttgaaattattaaaaacaatcaGGACAACGTCAATAAAAGGCTTGAAAATCTTGAAACTTCATCCACCaatatacaaaaacaacttTATGAAATTCGCAATGTACttcaaacaaatataagattatAA
- the LOC134721104 gene encoding small conductance calcium-activated potassium channel protein 2-like isoform X2 yields MDLPFRQKLSRVCTIMENAGIPLVKSDFQYTRYVSTDELVDVQSVNSFKIMDEKNNLGFRLRHRKELISHRSKVVDTSFVLSLVGIICNVFHYELVLGDVIIYDGAASTVLRIITTITTCFLVISIFMYNLIGIRLQLVTTGLDNWKLVINSNIIVKTLLEIIICSIHPIPYGNFTTPMLVLNPDTFIYETHQVPINAILSVLMFLRIYILGRFLVVHSGLFRDTTVQSLGTLSKVNINAKFVFKALMSTMPGTILTGILVTTLIVNSWGVRICEYYSFENSVVKSPAGSYLSAVWLIAVTFLTLGYGDIVPYSVCGKVFAITTGMMGVGIMALCVAVLAKKLEQTRSEKYVHTFVQQIHMDKIRRNAAADVVKQSMLIWRLRKLGYKHTSTDVIRHRRKLISAIREMNKSSDEKYRLRDNVVGTVEIAKGVTEVCDMVEIIKDNQETVNKRLENLETSSANIQKQLYEIRNLLRTNLR; encoded by the coding sequence aAATTGTCCAGAGTTTGCACCATAATGGAAAATGCTGGAATACCACTAGTTAAGTCAGATTTTCAGTATACACGTTACGTTAGTACAGATGAACTAGTTGATGTCCAATCTGTGAATAGTTTCAAGATCATGGATGAAAAGAATAATTTAGGATTTAGACTTCGTCATAGAAAGGAATTGATAAGCCACAGATCAAAAGTAGTTGATACGTCGTTTGTTCTTAGTCTTGTAGGAATTATTTGTAATGTGTTCCATTACGAGCTAGTTTTAGGAGATGTTATAATATACGACGGGGCAGCATCTACCGTTTTACGGATAATTACCACTATAACAACATGTTTTCTGGTAATTTCAATCTTTATGTACAATTTGATTGGCATACGACTACAACTGGTGACAACAGGTCTTGACAACTGGAAGTTAGtcattaattcaaatattattgtGAAAACATTGCTAGAAATTATTATCTGTTCTATACATCCGATTCCATATGGAAATTTTACTACGCCAATGCTGGTATTAAACCCagatacatttatttatgaaacCCATCAAGTACCAATTAATGCAATTTTATCAGTACTGATGTTTCTACGTATTTACATCTTAGGAAGATTTCTGGTTGTACACAGTGGTCTTTTCAGGGACACTACGGTTCAAAGTTTAGGGACACTAAGTAAAGTCAATATAAATGCAAAATTTGTATTCAAAGCTTTGATGTCAACAATGCCCGGGACCATTCTGACCGGTATATTAGTAACGACGCTGATCGTAAATAGCTGGGGCGTTAGGATATGCGaatattattcatttgaaaattctGTCGTCAAATCTCCTGCGGGTAGCTATCTTAGCGCTGTATGGCTAATAGCAGTAACCTTTCTTACATTAGGTTATGGTGATATTGTTCCTTATAGCGTATGTGGCAAAGTATTTGCCATCACAACCGGAATGATGGGCGTCGGTATAATGGCTCTGTGCGTTGCCGTATTGGCGAAAAAACTTGAACAAACACGTTCCGAGAAGTACGTACATACATTTGTCCAGCAGATCCATATGGACAAAATTCGTCGTAATGCTGCAGCTGATGTAGTAAAGCAGTCAATGTTGATATGGCGTCTTCGCAAACTGGGCTATAAACATACCAGCACTGATGTTATTCGTCATCGCAGGAAATTAATATCTGCTATCCGCGAAATGAATAAGTCCAGTGACGAAAAGTATAGATTGCGCGATAATGTCGTTGGCACTGTGGAAATTGCCAAAGGAGTAACAGAAGTATGTGATATGGttgaaattattaaagacaatCAGGAAACCGTCAATAAAAGGCTTGAAAATCTGGAAACTTCATCCGCCaatatacaaaaacaacttTATGAAATTCGCAATTTACTTCGAACAAATTTAAGATGA
- the LOC134721104 gene encoding small conductance calcium-activated potassium channel protein 2-like isoform X3 — translation MENAGIPLVKSDFQYTRYVSTDELVDVQSVNSFKIMDEKNNLGFRLRHRKELISHRSKVVDTSFVLSLVGIICNVFHYELVLGDVIIYDGAASTVLRIITTITTCFLVISIFMYNLIGIRLQLVTTGLDNWKLVINSNIIVKTLLEIIICSIHPIPYGNFTTPMLVLNPDTFIYETHQVPINAILSVLMFLRIYILGRFLVVHSGLFRDTTVQSLGTLSKVNINAKFVFKALMSTMPGTILTGILVTTLIVNSWGVRICEYYSFENSVVKSPAGSYLSAVWLIAVTFLTLGYGDIVPYSVCGKVFAITTGMMGVGIMALCVAVLAKKLEQTRSEKYVHTFVQQIHMDKIRRNAAADVVKQSMLIWRLRKLGYKHTSTDVIRHRRKLISAIREMNKSSDEKYRLRDNVVGTVEIAKGVTEVCDMVEIIKDNQETVNKRLENLETSSANIQKQLYEIRNLLRTNLR, via the coding sequence ATGGAAAATGCTGGAATACCACTAGTTAAGTCAGATTTTCAGTATACACGTTACGTTAGTACAGATGAACTAGTTGATGTCCAATCTGTGAATAGTTTCAAGATCATGGATGAAAAGAATAATTTAGGATTTAGACTTCGTCATAGAAAGGAATTGATAAGCCACAGATCAAAAGTAGTTGATACGTCGTTTGTTCTTAGTCTTGTAGGAATTATTTGTAATGTGTTCCATTACGAGCTAGTTTTAGGAGATGTTATAATATACGACGGGGCAGCATCTACCGTTTTACGGATAATTACCACTATAACAACATGTTTTCTGGTAATTTCAATCTTTATGTACAATTTGATTGGCATACGACTACAACTGGTGACAACAGGTCTTGACAACTGGAAGTTAGtcattaattcaaatattattgtGAAAACATTGCTAGAAATTATTATCTGTTCTATACATCCGATTCCATATGGAAATTTTACTACGCCAATGCTGGTATTAAACCCagatacatttatttatgaaacCCATCAAGTACCAATTAATGCAATTTTATCAGTACTGATGTTTCTACGTATTTACATCTTAGGAAGATTTCTGGTTGTACACAGTGGTCTTTTCAGGGACACTACGGTTCAAAGTTTAGGGACACTAAGTAAAGTCAATATAAATGCAAAATTTGTATTCAAAGCTTTGATGTCAACAATGCCCGGGACCATTCTGACCGGTATATTAGTAACGACGCTGATCGTAAATAGCTGGGGCGTTAGGATATGCGaatattattcatttgaaaattctGTCGTCAAATCTCCTGCGGGTAGCTATCTTAGCGCTGTATGGCTAATAGCAGTAACCTTTCTTACATTAGGTTATGGTGATATTGTTCCTTATAGCGTATGTGGCAAAGTATTTGCCATCACAACCGGAATGATGGGCGTCGGTATAATGGCTCTGTGCGTTGCCGTATTGGCGAAAAAACTTGAACAAACACGTTCCGAGAAGTACGTACATACATTTGTCCAGCAGATCCATATGGACAAAATTCGTCGTAATGCTGCAGCTGATGTAGTAAAGCAGTCAATGTTGATATGGCGTCTTCGCAAACTGGGCTATAAACATACCAGCACTGATGTTATTCGTCATCGCAGGAAATTAATATCTGCTATCCGCGAAATGAATAAGTCCAGTGACGAAAAGTATAGATTGCGCGATAATGTCGTTGGCACTGTGGAAATTGCCAAAGGAGTAACAGAAGTATGTGATATGGttgaaattattaaagacaatCAGGAAACCGTCAATAAAAGGCTTGAAAATCTGGAAACTTCATCCGCCaatatacaaaaacaacttTATGAAATTCGCAATTTACTTCGAACAAATTTAAGATGA